The following DNA comes from Amycolatopsis albispora.
CCGTGGACGTTCTGGCACTGGTCGAAGGTGATCGATCCGCTCGCCGACCCGGCCGCCTCCGGCGGTGACCCCGCGGACGCCTTCGACGTCATCGTGCCGTCCCTGCCCGGCTTCGGCTTCCCCGGCCCGCTCACCGGTTTTCCGGAGGTCAACTTCTGGAAGGTCGCCGACCTCTGGCACACCCTGATGACCGGAACCCTGGGCTATGCGAAGTACGCCGCCGGGGGCTGCGACATCGGCGGGATCGTCTCGAGCCAGCTCGGCCACAAGTACGCGGACCACCTGTACGGCACCCACATCGGCTCCGGCCTGCCGCTCGACTTCTTCACCGGCCCGCGTGCCTGGGACTTCGCCCGCGGCCGTCCGCTCACCGGCGACCAGCCCGCCGACGTCCGCGCCCGCGTGATCGAGCTGGACCACCGCTCGGCGTCCCACCTCGCCGTGCACATGCTCGACGGCGCCACGCTGGCCCACGGGCTGAGCGACTCGCCGGCGGGGCTGCTCGCCTGGCTGCTGGAGCGGTGGGCCGCGTGGAGCGACAACGGCGGTGACGTCGAGTCCGTGTTCACCAAGGACGACCTGCTCACCCACGCCACGATCTACTGGGTGAACAACTCCATCGCCACCTCGATGCGCTACTACGCCAACGCCAACCGCTATCCCTGGACCCCCGCCCACGACCGCACCCCGGTCGTGGAGGCACCGGCCGGGCTCACCTTCGTCACCTACGAGAACCCGCCCGGCGTCCACACCGCCGAGGAGCGCGTCCAGGCGTTCAAAACCGGCCCGCAGGCCGCTTGGTTCAACCACGTCAACGTCACCGCCCACGACCACGGCGGCCACTTCATCCCGTGGGAGAACCCCGGGGCCTGGGTGAGCGACCTGCGCCGCACCTTCCGGGATCGCCGGCCGTGAAGGCGGGCAGGCAGGTCGTCATCGTGGCCTTTTCCGAGGCCGAGCTGCTCGACATCGCGTGCCCGTCGGACGTGTTCGACGCGGCGAACCGGCTGAAGGCCGAGCCCGCCTACGAGATCCGGCTGGCCGGGCTGGACGGCAGGCCGATCCGCTGCCAGTCCGGGCTTTCGCTCAGTCCGCAGGTGCGACTCGACCAGGTCACCGGGCCGATCGACACGCTGCTGGTGGCCGGTGGGCTCGGGCACCTGGAGGCCGCCGAGGACGGGCGGATGATCGCGCACGTCCGGCGGCTCGCCGCGGCCAGCCGCCGGGTGGCGTCGGTCTGCACCGGCGCCACCGTGCTCGCCGCGGCCGGGGTGCTGACCGGCCGCCGCTGCACCACCCACTGGGCCGACGCGCCCCGGCTGGCCAGGCGGCACCCCGAGGTCGACGTCGATCCGGCGCCGCTCTATGTGTGCGACGGCAACGTCTACACCTCCGCCGGGGTGACCAGCGGCCTCGACCTCGCGCTGGCGCTGGTCGAGGCCGACCACGGCCCGGCGATGTCCCGGCAGATCGCCCGGTACCTGGTCACCTACCTGCAGCGGCCGGGCAACCAGGCGCAGGTCAGCATGTTCCTCACCGCGCCGGCGCCG
Coding sequences within:
- a CDS encoding GlxA family transcriptional regulator, with the translated sequence MAFSEAELLDIACPSDVFDAANRLKAEPAYEIRLAGLDGRPIRCQSGLSLSPQVRLDQVTGPIDTLLVAGGLGHLEAAEDGRMIAHVRRLAAASRRVASVCTGATVLAAAGVLTGRRCTTHWADAPRLARRHPEVDVDPAPLYVCDGNVYTSAGVTSGLDLALALVEADHGPAMSRQIARYLVTYLQRPGNQAQVSMFLTAPAPEHALVRDLTGHIASHLDADLGTPALAARAGLSTRQLTRLFDTHLGTTPGKHVRQVRTEAAAQLLSTTDLPLTAVARRCGFGSTESLRQAFVDHYDTPPSAYRRTHRSPQRA
- a CDS encoding epoxide hydrolase family protein; its protein translation is MTGFSLTPTPIRVPDEVLGDLRTRLALTRPPLDEGNEDWSYGVPDSYLRELVAYWRDGYDWREAEAAINAYEHYRVSVDGVPVHFLRKPGRGPRPIPLILTHGWPWTFWHWSKVIDPLADPAASGGDPADAFDVIVPSLPGFGFPGPLTGFPEVNFWKVADLWHTLMTGTLGYAKYAAGGCDIGGIVSSQLGHKYADHLYGTHIGSGLPLDFFTGPRAWDFARGRPLTGDQPADVRARVIELDHRSASHLAVHMLDGATLAHGLSDSPAGLLAWLLERWAAWSDNGGDVESVFTKDDLLTHATIYWVNNSIATSMRYYANANRYPWTPAHDRTPVVEAPAGLTFVTYENPPGVHTAEERVQAFKTGPQAAWFNHVNVTAHDHGGHFIPWENPGAWVSDLRRTFRDRRP